A DNA window from Aggregicoccus sp. 17bor-14 contains the following coding sequences:
- a CDS encoding transcriptional regulator yields the protein MAPGVYASYPTFFDATTVAAKRVPQGVVCLRSALYLHGLEPEPPQVWFAIGEKARRPRIEEPALRTVRFGGLAWTQGIEERTHRGVPVRVYSMAKTVVDLFRCRKELGQSTAAYALGRAVRAGLCTTDQVRHFAGMLHVWRVVEPYLQVLEHRPSPPVRRLSATP from the coding sequence GTGGCGCCGGGGGTCTACGCGAGCTACCCGACCTTCTTCGATGCGACCACCGTGGCGGCAAAGCGTGTTCCGCAGGGAGTGGTCTGCCTGCGCTCCGCGCTCTACCTCCACGGCCTGGAGCCGGAGCCGCCGCAGGTATGGTTCGCCATTGGCGAGAAGGCGCGGCGGCCTCGCATCGAGGAGCCCGCACTGCGCACGGTGCGCTTCGGCGGGCTCGCGTGGACGCAGGGAATCGAGGAGCGCACCCACCGCGGCGTCCCGGTGCGCGTCTACTCGATGGCGAAAACCGTGGTGGACCTCTTCCGGTGCCGGAAGGAGCTCGGCCAATCGACGGCGGCCTACGCCCTGGGCCGCGCCGTGCGTGCGGGGCTCTGCACGACGGACCAGGTGCGTCACTTCGCCGGGATGCTGCACGTGTGGCGCGTGGTGGAGCCCTACCTGCAGGTGCTCGAGCACCGCCCCTCACCGCCGGTGCGGCGCCTCAGCGCGACCCCTTGA